A genomic region of Bosea sp. 124 contains the following coding sequences:
- the recA gene encoding recombinase RecA has protein sequence MSQANLKLVEGSSMDKAKALDAALSQIERAFGKGSIMRLGKNQQAIEIETISTGSLGLDIALGVGGLPRGRVIEIYGPESSGKTTLALHTIAEAQKKGGVCAFVDAEHALDPVYARKLGVNLDDLLISQPDTGEQALEITDTLVRSGAIDVLVIDSVAALTPRAEIEGEMGDVQPGLQARLMSQALRKLTASISRSNCMVIFINQIRMKIGVMYGSPETTTGGNALKFYASVRLDIRRVATLKDREEATGNQVRVKVVKNKVAPPFKQVEFDIMFGEGISKVGELVDLGVKAGMVEKSGAWFSFDSQRLGQGRENAKAFLKANPEMAARIEATIRQNSGLVAERILDEATPSADDLDEGEA, from the coding sequence AGGTTCCTCGATGGACAAGGCCAAGGCGCTGGATGCAGCGCTCTCGCAGATCGAGCGCGCCTTTGGCAAGGGCTCGATCATGCGGCTGGGCAAGAACCAGCAGGCGATCGAGATCGAGACGATTTCGACCGGCTCGCTCGGCCTCGACATCGCGCTCGGCGTCGGCGGCCTGCCCCGCGGCCGCGTCATCGAGATTTACGGCCCTGAATCCTCCGGCAAGACGACGCTCGCGCTCCACACCATCGCCGAGGCCCAGAAGAAGGGCGGCGTCTGCGCCTTCGTCGATGCCGAGCATGCGCTCGATCCGGTCTATGCCCGCAAGCTCGGCGTCAATCTCGACGACCTGCTGATCTCGCAGCCCGACACCGGCGAGCAGGCGCTCGAAATCACCGACACCCTCGTCCGCTCCGGCGCGATCGACGTGCTGGTCATCGATTCGGTCGCAGCCCTGACGCCGCGTGCCGAGATCGAGGGCGAGATGGGCGATGTGCAGCCCGGTCTCCAGGCCCGCCTGATGAGCCAGGCCCTGCGCAAGCTGACCGCCTCGATCTCGCGTTCGAACTGCATGGTCATCTTCATCAACCAGATCCGCATGAAGATCGGCGTGATGTATGGTTCACCGGAGACGACGACCGGCGGCAACGCGCTGAAATTCTACGCCTCGGTGCGCCTCGACATCCGCCGCGTTGCGACGCTGAAGGATCGCGAGGAGGCCACCGGCAACCAGGTCCGCGTCAAGGTCGTCAAGAACAAGGTCGCGCCGCCCTTCAAGCAGGTCGAGTTCGACATCATGTTCGGCGAGGGCATCTCCAAGGTCGGCGAACTGGTCGATCTCGGCGTCAAGGCCGGCATGGTCGAGAAATCCGGCGCCTGGTTCTCCTTCGACAGCCAGCGCCTCGGCCAGGGCCGCGAGAACGCCAAAGCCTTCCTCAAGGCCAACCCCGAGATGGCCGCCAGGATCGAGGCGACGATCCGGCAGAACTCCGGCCTGGTCGCCGAGCGTATCCTCGACGAAGCGACACCGAGTGCCGACGATCTCGATGAGGGCGAGGCCTGA